The sequence GGCCGGCCGGTACTCACTGGTGTCGACGGCACGACGGTCGGCTTCCTTCGCGTCGCTCTTGCGCGCGAACTCGTCGAAAAGAAGTTTCTTGTTTTCCTGGACCTCACGCAGACGTTCGTCGACGCTGCCTTTGGCCAGCAGTCGATGCACCTGAACCTTGCGAATCTGACCCATCCGGTAGGCACGGGCGATGGCCTGTTCCTCGGTACTCGGCTTCCACTGCGGTTCCGCGATGACGACCACAGACGCGGCCTGCACGTTCAACCCGACGCCGCCGGCCTCGATCTGGCTGAGGAGCACGGCGTGGCCTTTTCTCCGGGTGAAGGTGTCGACGAGTTGCTGGCGAGCCGCGGGCTGCACCGAACCGGTCAGCTGCCCCACCACAACCTGGCCGAGCCTGTCGTGGATCGCCTCGAGCACGTTGAGGAAGTACGAGAACACCACGACCTTGAGGCTGTCCTCGCGGGCCTCGTCCACGATCTCGGCGAGCCGTTCGAGTTTGGCCGAGTCGGCCGCCTCGAACGCGGCCTGGCGCATCCGCATGAGATTGCGTGCCCGCACTGCCTCCACATAGGCGGTGTTGTCGGCGTGAGTGAACTGCACCCAGTCCTCGACTTCGATCTTGTCGGGCAGTTCGGTGAGCACGTCTTCCTGGTTACGGCGCAGGTAGACCGGCGCGACCGCGCGACGGAAACGCCGAGCACCTGTAATGGCGTCAGTGGCGTCCAGTCTCCCCGCGATGTGCGGTTGCAGGTAGGCGACGAGGTTGCGGAATTCCTCGACGCGGTTCTCCATCGGTGTGCCGGTGAGGAACAGTGCCCGCTGCGCTTGGGAGACGACGCGGCCGACGTTTTTGGAGCGTTGTGATTCCGGGTTCTTGACGTAGTGGGCCTCGTCCACCACCAGCAGCGCGATGCCGTCGTCGGCGATCCCCTTGAGCCGACCGAGGGTGGTGAACGTGGTGACGGCGATGCCGCCGGTGCGCCGCCAGTGCCGCATGGCGGCGTCCCGGTCGGCGCCGTGCAGGCTGTGCGGGGTGAGCGTGGTGTGTTTGCGGATCTCGTTGATCCAGTTGATCTGCACGCTGGCGGGGCAGACCACGAGGAAGCGGGTCTGTCCCTTCGCTGCCATGTGGGCCACGACGGCCAGGGCCTGCACGGTTTTGCCGAGGCCCATCTCGTCGCCGAGGATCGAGTGTTTCTGGTGGATCGCGTACTGCGCGCCGAAGACCTGATATCCGCGCAGGGTCGCTTTCAGCAGGCTGGTGTCGAGCGGGACGGCCGTGATCTCCTGCCGGAGTTCTTCGGGCAGATAACCCTGTGCGGCCTCGTTGTCGTCCGCGTCACCGTGTCCGGTGAGCGTCGACAGCAACGCGTTGAAGCTCGCGGCATCGTTGGCGTACTCCTGCCACAGGTACGCCGACGAGTACGAGCGGGGGTCGGCGGCCCTTTCCTGCCCCTCCACGGTCTGC comes from Saccharomonospora xinjiangensis XJ-54 and encodes:
- a CDS encoding DEAD/DEAH box helicase; the encoded protein is MSAEVRASGGSPAAPDEAAISAAKTKVGAAAKAMFENVRALAARAAVLLSASDVLRRSAHQQIGILLDQQAQATLSARPVTDLRTLVGKGARLGALENAGYRTIANVLQASPNRLQAVPRIGHHTAHQVSTAARRLANEVRQEARLRFDPDRQDPGQTQLLATLAAARHADSARTSLQAPLEQFTTLAADLVRQAEPTTSRGAMFFKGRAKKRAALAALAQLDTLLTSPQTLALWQTVEGQERAADPRSYSSAYLWQEYANDAASFNALLSTLTGHGDADDNEAAQGYLPEELRQEITAVPLDTSLLKATLRGYQVFGAQYAIHQKHSILGDEMGLGKTVQALAVVAHMAAKGQTRFLVVCPASVQINWINEIRKHTTLTPHSLHGADRDAAMRHWRRTGGIAVTTFTTLGRLKGIADDGIALLVVDEAHYVKNPESQRSKNVGRVVSQAQRALFLTGTPMENRVEEFRNLVAYLQPHIAGRLDATDAITGARRFRRAVAPVYLRRNQEDVLTELPDKIEVEDWVQFTHADNTAYVEAVRARNLMRMRQAAFEAADSAKLERLAEIVDEAREDSLKVVVFSYFLNVLEAIHDRLGQVVVGQLTGSVQPAARQQLVDTFTRRKGHAVLLSQIEAGGVGLNVQAASVVVIAEPQWKPSTEEQAIARAYRMGQIRKVQVHRLLAKGSVDERLREVQENKKLLFDEFARKSDAKEADRRAVDTSEYRPAILDDEAVPLKERIILAEQHRLGIHR